In Ruminococcus sp. HUN007, a genomic segment contains:
- the dtd gene encoding D-aminoacyl-tRNA deacylase, protein MKLVIQRVSEAGVTVDGELVSSIGKGYLVFFGAGEGDVKEDAERLANKMINLRIFSDENDKINLSLENVGGELLIVSQFTLYADCRKGNRPNFTSAAKPDEAEALYEYFIDLCRKKVPVVKTGIFGADMKVNMINDGPFTIILE, encoded by the coding sequence ATGAAACTTGTTATACAGAGAGTCAGTGAAGCTGGTGTTACTGTTGACGGAGAGCTTGTCAGCAGTATAGGAAAAGGTTATCTTGTATTTTTCGGAGCTGGTGAGGGCGATGTGAAGGAAGATGCTGAGCGGCTTGCGAACAAGATGATAAACTTAAGGATATTTTCAGATGAAAATGACAAGATCAATCTTTCACTTGAAAATGTTGGCGGCGAACTTCTGATAGTTTCACAGTTCACGCTTTACGCAGACTGCCGCAAAGGAAACAGACCTAATTTCACAAGTGCCGCAAAGCCGGATGAAGCTGAGGCTCTTTATGAATATTTTATCGACCTGTGCAGAAAAAAGGTCCCGGTAGTGAAAACGGGTATTTTCGGGGCAGATATGAAGGTAAACATGATAAATGACGGACCGTTTACTATAATTCTTGAGTGA
- a CDS encoding NAD(P)-dependent oxidoreductase — MDKIKMFAYNYRDFDEKQYFDQFADEFGIELKHVPFSPTPDNVELAAGCQCLNIITTPLTAEMLEKYYALGIRYIVTRTIGYDHIDLEACRRLGITVANTPYGPEGVAEFTLMLMLMTLRKTKSIEHRFYGQDYTLKGLLGKQLSGLTVGIIGAGSIGSSLIGLLEGFKCKVLVYSPRKNKELPAYAEYTELDDLLKNSDIISLHAPSNESTFHMLGKDEFAKMKDGVVIVNTARGALIDTEAAIDALESGKIGGMGLDVIEDEFDLVYYDRREEILHKKPLYLLRSYPNVTMTHHMAFYTEQTILTMVRDSLRGARCHFDGKENPWKVC, encoded by the coding sequence ATGGATAAGATTAAAATGTTCGCTTACAATTACCGCGATTTTGATGAAAAACAGTACTTTGATCAGTTTGCCGATGAGTTCGGTATAGAACTTAAACACGTTCCTTTCTCACCTACACCTGACAACGTTGAACTCGCAGCAGGCTGTCAGTGTCTTAATATAATCACGACACCTCTGACCGCTGAGATGCTCGAAAAATACTACGCGCTTGGCATTCGCTACATTGTAACAAGAACCATCGGCTACGATCACATTGACCTTGAAGCCTGCAGAAGACTCGGAATTACAGTAGCAAACACACCTTATGGTCCTGAAGGCGTTGCAGAGTTCACTCTCATGCTCATGCTCATGACTCTCAGAAAAACCAAATCGATAGAACACCGTTTCTACGGACAGGACTACACACTCAAAGGTCTTCTCGGAAAACAGCTTTCCGGCCTTACAGTCGGCATAATCGGTGCAGGGAGCATAGGTTCTTCCCTCATCGGTCTTCTTGAAGGATTCAAGTGCAAAGTTCTTGTTTACAGTCCGAGAAAAAACAAGGAACTTCCTGCATATGCTGAATACACGGAACTTGATGACCTTTTAAAGAATTCAGATATCATTTCACTTCACGCCCCTTCAAACGAAAGCACATTCCACATGCTCGGCAAAGATGAATTTGCAAAGATGAAAGACGGTGTTGTTATCGTAAACACTGCCCGCGGTGCACTTATCGACACTGAGGCTGCCATCGACGCACTCGAAAGCGGAAAGATCGGTGGAATGGGACTTGACGTTATCGAAGACGAATTCGATCTTGTTTACTACGACAGACGCGAGGAGATACTCCACAAGAAGCCGCTCTACCTTCTCAGAAGCTATCCGAACGTTACAATGACACACCACATGGCCTTCTACACTGAACAGACCATACTCACAATGGTACGTGACTCCCTCCGCGGTGCAAGATGCCATTTCGACGGTAAGGAAAATCCGTGGAAGGTTTGCTGA
- a CDS encoding sigma-70 family RNA polymerase sigma factor yields the protein MTDNEILSLMRENPPEGHRELFNKYYSYVYAIVNRILTGSGSADDAEECVIDVFASVMMKLVPDENCSLKSYIGTTARNAAISMQRSLVIKTGRNVSADDENMAEIADDEDIEEKNDRSETSELLLKKVSELGPPDSIIIIQKYYYDKSSKDIAEMVGLNAVAVRMRCTRAMKRLKKLLEADGITL from the coding sequence ATGACTGATAATGAAATACTGAGTCTGATGCGGGAAAATCCGCCGGAGGGACATCGGGAACTTTTTAATAAATATTACAGCTATGTATATGCCATAGTGAACAGGATACTAACCGGATCCGGCAGTGCAGATGATGCGGAGGAATGTGTCATAGATGTATTTGCATCGGTTATGATGAAACTTGTTCCCGACGAAAACTGCTCATTAAAGTCGTACATCGGGACGACTGCACGAAATGCCGCAATAAGCATGCAGCGTTCGCTCGTGATAAAGACGGGCAGAAACGTATCTGCAGATGATGAGAATATGGCAGAGATCGCAGATGATGAGGATATCGAAGAAAAGAACGACAGATCAGAAACATCTGAACTGCTGCTTAAAAAGGTCTCCGAGCTCGGGCCTCCCGATTCAATAATAATTATTCAGAAATACTACTACGATAAAAGCTCAAAGGATATAGCCGAAATGGTAGGACTTAATGCAGTTGCTGTCAGAATGCGCTGCACAAGAGCAATGAAGAGGCTTAAAAAGCTCCTTGAAGCCGACGGTATAACTTTGTAA
- a CDS encoding exodeoxyribonuclease III: MKFISWNVNGFRACLGKGFEDYFKSEDADIFCLQETKMQPGQADFDPEGYHSYYHSAQKKGYSGTAVFTKKEPLNVTYGINGEHTDEGRVITCEYENFYFVCCYVPNAQPGLKRIDYRMEFEDAMRAYLKELDSKKPVVYCGDLNVAHNEIDLKNAKANVGNAGFSDEERGKMTELLGAGFADTFRRLNPDLTGVYSWWSYRFNARANNAGWRIDYFIVSERLMEKVEASEIHSEVLGSDHCPVVLKIDL; encoded by the coding sequence ATGAAATTTATATCATGGAACGTAAACGGCTTCAGAGCCTGCCTTGGAAAAGGCTTTGAAGATTATTTTAAATCGGAAGATGCAGATATTTTCTGTTTACAGGAAACAAAGATGCAGCCGGGACAGGCTGATTTTGATCCTGAAGGATATCATTCCTACTATCACAGTGCTCAGAAGAAGGGTTATTCAGGAACAGCGGTGTTTACTAAAAAGGAACCGCTGAATGTTACCTACGGCATAAACGGTGAGCACACTGACGAGGGAAGAGTAATCACCTGCGAGTACGAGAATTTCTACTTTGTCTGCTGCTACGTTCCGAATGCACAGCCGGGACTTAAGAGGATAGATTACCGTATGGAATTTGAAGATGCAATGAGAGCGTATCTTAAGGAACTCGACAGTAAAAAGCCTGTTGTTTACTGCGGTGACTTAAACGTTGCTCATAATGAGATAGATCTTAAAAATGCAAAGGCAAATGTCGGCAACGCCGGATTCTCAGACGAGGAACGCGGCAAGATGACTGAACTTCTTGGTGCAGGTTTTGCCGACACATTCAGAAGGCTCAATCCTGATCTTACAGGAGTTTACTCATGGTGGTCATACCGCTTCAACGCCAGAGCCAACAACGCAGGGTGGCGTATCGACTATTTCATCGTCTCTGAAAGACTGATGGAGAAAGTCGAAGCTTCTGAAATACACTCGGAAGTACTGGGAAGCGACCACTGTCCGGTAGTTCTGAAAATAGATCTGTAA
- the radA gene encoding DNA repair protein RadA yields the protein MARSKLLYVCSNCGFESSKWNGRCTNCGEWNTFEEKEAVDVKTTSSFSRQQSAASSLADKLSRLGEIGADTDVRYDTGLSELNRVLGGGLVKGSIVLIGGEPGIGKSTILLQICQYFGEEHSILYISGEESVRQIKLRAARLNVTTESLYLLSSNDVESICTTIEETEPDIVIIDSIQTMNLKQISSSPGSITQVRECTNMFMNTAKKLEIPILIVGHVNKDGAIAGPKVMEHIVDAVLYFEGERNLSYRILRAVKNRFGSTNEIGVFEMMDIGLRQVENPSEMLLAGRPVDVSGTCVACIMEGSRPILAEVQVLATKSGFASPRRVCTGFDYNRMAMIVAVLEKRAGLFFGTMDIYVNVVGGFKLDEPAGDLSVALALQSSLFDKPVSEKVIAFGEIGLGGEIRSISHVPNRIREAERMGFDVVILPKHSMKEINPGTYKTRIIGVSNIRQAFAAVNAIAREETDRKEEN from the coding sequence ATGGCACGTTCAAAATTACTGTACGTATGCAGTAACTGCGGATTTGAAAGTTCAAAATGGAACGGACGCTGCACAAACTGCGGCGAGTGGAATACGTTTGAGGAAAAGGAGGCTGTGGATGTAAAAACAACATCTTCCTTTTCAAGACAGCAGTCTGCAGCATCGAGTCTTGCAGACAAGCTTTCGAGACTCGGCGAGATAGGAGCAGATACTGATGTCCGTTACGATACAGGCCTTTCGGAACTTAACCGTGTACTCGGCGGCGGACTTGTCAAGGGTTCCATCGTTCTTATCGGCGGTGAACCGGGTATAGGTAAAAGTACGATTCTGCTTCAGATCTGTCAGTACTTCGGCGAGGAACACTCCATACTGTATATCTCCGGAGAAGAATCGGTCCGTCAGATAAAACTTCGTGCGGCACGACTGAACGTTACGACGGAAAGCCTTTATCTTCTTTCGTCAAATGATGTCGAGTCCATTTGTACGACCATTGAGGAAACTGAGCCGGACATAGTAATAATCGACTCGATCCAGACCATGAACCTGAAGCAGATAAGTTCAAGTCCGGGAAGCATAACACAGGTCCGCGAGTGTACCAACATGTTCATGAACACGGCAAAGAAACTCGAAATACCTATACTCATTGTCGGCCACGTAAACAAGGACGGCGCCATAGCAGGTCCGAAGGTAATGGAGCATATTGTTGATGCGGTTCTGTACTTTGAGGGTGAGCGAAACTTAAGCTACCGTATTCTCCGTGCGGTTAAGAACCGTTTCGGCTCCACCAACGAGATCGGTGTTTTCGAAATGATGGATATTGGTCTGAGACAGGTGGAAAATCCGTCTGAAATGCTTCTGGCAGGCAGACCGGTCGATGTTTCGGGTACCTGCGTTGCATGTATAATGGAAGGCTCGCGTCCTATTCTTGCCGAGGTACAGGTGCTTGCGACCAAGTCAGGCTTTGCTTCGCCGCGAAGGGTATGCACCGGATTTGACTACAACAGAATGGCAATGATCGTTGCCGTACTGGAAAAAAGAGCGGGACTGTTTTTCGGAACAATGGACATTTACGTAAACGTTGTAGGCGGATTCAAGCTGGATGAACCTGCAGGTGATCTGTCAGTTGCTCTGGCACTGCAGTCGAGCCTGTTTGACAAGCCGGTGAGCGAAAAGGTCATTGCTTTCGGTGAAATAGGTCTTGGCGGCGAGATACGTTCTATCTCGCACGTGCCTAACCGTATCCGCGAAGCAGAAAGAATGGGATTTGACGTTGTCATCCTTCCGAAGCACTCAATGAAGGAGATAAATCCCGGAACTTATAAAACAAGAATAATCGGAGTTTCAAATATAAGACAGGCTTTTGCAGCGGTAAATGCCATTGCCCGTGAGGAAACAGACAGAAAAGAGGAAAACTGA
- a CDS encoding mechanosensitive ion channel domain-containing protein, which produces MRIINTEAVTEITDQLTEAAVTEIDVVGVIAEKAEETVSIYTRLSAMFGEKLPNIVFAVISFVIGFIITKIVLKIISRMSGKSKLDKTANGFLHSFVSAILYSIVIIISLNVLGVPMASILTVIGAAGLALSLALQQCLSNVAGGFLILITKPFKAGDFIEINGVTGEVEGISILYTKLLTPDNKLSYIPNGSAANERIINYTVTRTRRLDLVFSVSYESDFRKAIEVINGVIENNKMALKKPEPIVRLTAHGKSSLDIDCKVWVKSSDYFSLKYDLMEQVKDAFDENGIEIPYTKIDVNMKNKGE; this is translated from the coding sequence ATGAGAATAATTAATACAGAAGCAGTAACGGAAATAACTGATCAGCTTACGGAAGCGGCGGTGACGGAAATCGATGTTGTTGGTGTTATCGCTGAAAAGGCGGAGGAAACGGTATCGATCTATACCAGGCTTTCTGCAATGTTCGGTGAGAAACTGCCTAACATTGTATTCGCTGTAATAAGCTTTGTTATCGGTTTTATAATCACAAAAATAGTGCTGAAAATAATAAGCAGAATGTCCGGAAAATCAAAGCTTGACAAAACAGCAAACGGTTTTTTGCATTCTTTTGTAAGCGCTATTTTATATTCTATCGTCATAATCATTTCACTTAATGTGCTTGGTGTACCTATGGCATCCATACTCACTGTTATCGGTGCGGCAGGTCTTGCACTCAGCCTTGCACTTCAGCAGTGTCTTTCCAACGTGGCAGGAGGATTCCTTATCCTGATTACAAAGCCGTTCAAGGCAGGGGATTTTATCGAGATAAACGGCGTGACAGGCGAGGTCGAGGGTATTTCAATTCTCTATACCAAACTTCTTACTCCGGACAATAAGTTGTCATATATACCGAACGGTTCAGCTGCAAATGAGCGTATCATAAACTATACCGTTACCCGTACAAGAAGACTTGACCTTGTGTTCTCGGTAAGCTATGAAAGTGATTTCCGTAAGGCTATCGAAGTTATAAACGGTGTCATAGAAAATAATAAGATGGCACTGAAGAAGCCTGAACCGATAGTACGACTTACGGCTCACGGGAAGAGTTCGCTGGATATCGACTGCAAGGTATGGGTAAAAAGCAGTGACTATTTCAGTCTGAAATATGATCTTATGGAACAGGTCAAGGATGCCTTTGATGAAAATGGCATAGAAATACCTTATACAAAGATAGACGTAAACATGAAAAACAAGGGAGAATAA
- a CDS encoding translation initiation factor 2, giving the protein MTGKYEVIVNSRRLQYKFTICRNITLLRGDSATGKTTLIEMINAYNLNGPGIGITVSCQKPCTVLTGLRWKENLASIHDSIVFIDEGDRFTLSEEFASAIKDTDNYYVIATRSSLFNLPYSINEIYGIRNVAGNKYQGTKRLYAEFYPLCRVGESEFRMPDLVVVEDSNSGYQFFNDYFSRYNTKCISAGGKSNIYGELMNNDYSVALVIADGAAFGPEIERVLSLKKARDIILYLPESFEWIVFEIRFDKE; this is encoded by the coding sequence ATGACAGGAAAATATGAAGTCATAGTAAACAGCCGTCGTTTACAGTATAAATTTACGATATGCAGGAATATTACTCTGCTTCGCGGTGACAGTGCTACAGGCAAAACAACTCTTATAGAGATGATCAACGCATATAATCTTAATGGCCCGGGTATTGGCATTACGGTGAGCTGTCAAAAACCATGTACAGTACTTACCGGCTTAAGATGGAAAGAGAATCTTGCATCTATTCATGACAGCATAGTATTTATTGATGAAGGTGACAGATTCACTTTATCTGAAGAGTTTGCATCTGCAATTAAAGATACAGATAATTACTATGTAATTGCTACAAGATCGTCCTTGTTTAACTTGCCGTACAGTATTAATGAGATATACGGAATAAGGAATGTCGCAGGTAACAAATATCAGGGAACAAAAAGGTTGTATGCTGAATTTTATCCTTTGTGCAGAGTTGGTGAATCAGAATTCAGAATGCCGGATCTTGTTGTTGTAGAAGATTCTAATTCAGGATATCAGTTTTTTAATGATTATTTTTCAAGATACAATACAAAATGTATTTCTGCGGGTGGTAAGAGTAATATTTACGGAGAATTAATGAACAATGATTATTCCGTAGCACTGGTAATTGCAGACGGAGCGGCTTTTGGCCCGGAGATCGAAAGAGTGTTGTCTTTAAAAAAAGCCAGAGATATAATATTGTATTTACCTGAATCGTTCGAGTGGATAGTTTTTGAAATCCGGTTTGATAAAGAATAA
- a CDS encoding DUF4869 domain-containing protein — MLNIFFGDMTEKEYPNYVYNTSLYFNNTYLDSWIEDEFSKRMIKSVDKAVVLSPNAVDSKALGVIPVTQISGGLKTLLLLQHDKDKIFNVSTCGDNCARWVLEIAKRSDKDLLINLRHVMDFGDKPYEIKIVNNGVVVHNAKEYVMNAGLFL; from the coding sequence ATGCTGAATATTTTTTTCGGTGATATGACAGAGAAAGAATATCCGAATTATGTTTACAATACAAGTTTGTATTTTAATAATACATATCTTGATTCATGGATAGAAGATGAATTCTCAAAAAGAATGATCAAAAGCGTGGACAAGGCTGTAGTTCTCAGTCCTAATGCTGTAGACAGTAAGGCACTGGGCGTTATTCCTGTAACACAAATATCAGGCGGACTGAAAACACTGCTGCTTCTTCAGCACGATAAGGATAAAATTTTTAATGTATCAACCTGCGGAGACAACTGCGCAAGATGGGTACTTGAAATTGCCAAAAGATCAGATAAAGATTTGCTGATCAATTTAAGACATGTTATGGATTTCGGTGATAAACCGTATGAAATAAAAATAGTTAACAACGGTGTAGTGGTTCATAATGCAAAAGAGTATGTTATGAACGCCGGATTGTTTCTTTAA
- a CDS encoding transposase, producing the protein MSFVANDLRNEQISMFDSTLNLTERERRFLEKSWAKVFAEKVFPAIDETPYAVLYSEKLSRPNTPVNVLVGAIFIQQLTGQSDDEFLESLLFDIRYQYALHTTSFDEQPLSDRSLGRFRERLAMYEIETGIDLIQNTEKEITDVMALVMGIDHHLKRMDSMMISANVKKMSRLELLYTCVSNLVKEMKRSNAEVPLEYMHYADVDDRNKVVYHNRSESVDSKIVTILEDAKILMNLCDEDIEDSSAYKLLVRFLNEQTNIYPNGIRQLKDADDSSMDSSILQNPADPEATFRHKAGKNHIGYAANLVESSNENGDTLVTDFQFEANNYSDKKFINDAMERMNSQPEDDRTVIVADGAYTADEALAKSKNIEIVNTNLTGKETPDINADFEFSEDGTQILKCPGGHEPISCSYNKKTGQCVASFDKEKCENCPHFNECKPNLRVKVCKKTVSLKSKNRAQQQRKRSTKEFSDLTKFRNGVESLPSILRRKYHVDKIPARGMIRKKLFFGAKVTAMNIQKFCKFMQGSACRAQNAVIA; encoded by the coding sequence ATGTCATTCGTAGCAAACGATTTAAGGAATGAACAAATATCAATGTTCGATTCCACGCTGAATTTAACAGAAAGAGAACGCAGATTTTTAGAAAAATCATGGGCAAAAGTATTTGCTGAAAAAGTATTTCCTGCAATAGATGAAACACCGTATGCGGTTCTTTACAGCGAAAAATTATCGCGTCCAAATACTCCGGTAAACGTTCTCGTAGGCGCAATATTCATTCAGCAGCTAACAGGACAGTCCGATGATGAATTTCTTGAATCATTGCTGTTTGACATAAGATATCAGTATGCACTTCACACAACATCATTTGATGAACAGCCCCTTAGTGACAGAAGTCTTGGAAGATTTCGTGAAAGATTAGCAATGTATGAAATTGAAACAGGAATAGATCTCATACAAAATACGGAAAAAGAAATAACAGATGTTATGGCGCTTGTTATGGGAATAGATCATCATCTTAAACGTATGGATAGCATGATGATATCTGCAAATGTGAAGAAAATGTCGCGTCTCGAACTGCTTTATACATGTGTTTCAAACCTTGTAAAAGAGATGAAACGCAGTAATGCAGAAGTGCCTTTGGAATACATGCATTATGCTGATGTAGATGACAGAAATAAAGTAGTATATCATAATCGTAGTGAATCTGTTGATAGCAAGATTGTAACTATTCTTGAAGATGCAAAAATTCTGATGAACCTGTGTGATGAAGATATTGAAGACAGCAGTGCATATAAATTGCTGGTACGCTTTCTCAATGAGCAGACTAACATATATCCTAACGGAATCCGTCAGCTTAAAGATGCAGACGATTCAAGTATGGATTCTTCAATACTTCAGAATCCTGCGGATCCGGAAGCAACATTTCGCCATAAAGCAGGTAAAAATCATATAGGATACGCTGCAAATTTAGTAGAATCATCAAATGAAAACGGTGATACGCTTGTAACTGATTTTCAGTTTGAAGCAAACAATTACAGTGATAAGAAATTCATCAATGATGCAATGGAAAGAATGAATTCTCAGCCGGAAGACGACCGCACAGTAATAGTAGCTGACGGTGCATATACAGCTGATGAAGCATTAGCAAAATCAAAAAACATTGAAATTGTAAACACTAATCTTACTGGTAAAGAAACACCAGATATCAATGCTGATTTTGAATTCAGTGAAGACGGAACACAGATCTTAAAGTGTCCCGGAGGACATGAACCAATAAGCTGCAGCTACAATAAAAAGACAGGGCAGTGTGTAGCATCCTTCGATAAAGAAAAGTGCGAAAACTGTCCACACTTTAATGAATGTAAACCTAACTTGAGAGTAAAGGTTTGTAAGAAAACAGTCTCATTAAAAAGTAAAAACAGAGCTCAGCAACAGAGAAAACGTTCTACAAAAGAATTTAGTGACTTAACTAAATTCCGAAATGGTGTTGAATCACTTCCATCCATTCTTCGAAGAAAATATCATGTTGACAAAATACCGGCAAGAGGTATGATTCGAAAGAAACTATTCTTTGGAGCTAAAGTAACTGCTATGAACATCCAGAAGTTTTGCAAATTCATGCAAGGCTCGGCATGCCGCGCCCAAAATGCGGTAATAGCCTGA
- a CDS encoding DUF6273 domain-containing protein: MISHKAIKFPLKMKNGAQVRSLEELRTNADVESIMNYYFSGQLVRWCKAFGINELPECINQNNIKFVYSVMSMFNITEGVNQSDIERYVTEKFGNNTVPDIVSDVEEVVMADDKSIKEKLLSMVDDSINLNDYLIEVAPIKDDKGKIQKYRVCINNEKNDQYSRFSVSYELEKQYTHELFEQDLYRKLKYALESLEEAFKFNLTKNETIGSLKVGDIFDFGFFEGKRIKWKVLRKDNASLYAITTESLCNRKFDRNSNNWSNSEIRKWLNGDFYNSSFTADEKEKIITVNNDNVTLLSKEETEQLMIQKERKNDSCWWLRSASPNFSPPTCYVYNNITRNINYVIVSYEEGVRPALNFKI; encoded by the coding sequence TTGATTTCACATAAAGCAATAAAGTTTCCGTTAAAAATGAAAAACGGAGCACAGGTAAGAAGTCTTGAAGAACTGAGAACGAACGCTGATGTAGAAAGCATTATGAATTATTATTTCAGTGGACAGTTAGTAAGATGGTGCAAGGCATTTGGAATTAATGAATTACCAGAATGTATTAATCAAAATAATATAAAGTTTGTTTACTCGGTAATGTCAATGTTTAATATTACTGAAGGGGTTAATCAAAGTGATATTGAACGTTATGTGACAGAAAAATTCGGTAACAATACAGTTCCTGATATAGTTTCGGACGTAGAAGAAGTCGTTATGGCGGATGATAAATCAATAAAAGAAAAGCTGTTATCGATGGTTGATGACAGTATAAACTTAAATGATTATTTGATAGAAGTAGCTCCAATAAAAGACGATAAAGGTAAGATACAGAAATATCGTGTATGTATAAACAATGAGAAAAATGATCAGTACAGCAGATTTTCAGTTTCATACGAGCTTGAGAAGCAATATACTCATGAACTGTTTGAGCAAGATTTGTATAGAAAATTAAAATATGCACTTGAATCCTTAGAAGAGGCATTCAAGTTTAACCTTACAAAGAACGAAACAATCGGTTCTCTTAAAGTTGGGGATATTTTTGATTTCGGCTTTTTCGAAGGAAAGAGGATAAAGTGGAAAGTTCTTCGCAAGGACAATGCATCACTTTATGCTATTACAACAGAGAGCCTTTGTAACAGGAAATTTGACCGTAATTCAAACAACTGGTCGAACAGTGAAATCAGAAAATGGTTAAACGGTGATTTCTACAACTCATCTTTTACAGCAGATGAGAAAGAAAAGATAATTACAGTGAATAATGATAACGTGACACTTCTTTCAAAAGAAGAAACAGAGCAATTAATGATACAAAAGGAAAGAAAAAACGATTCGTGTTGGTGGCTACGTTCGGCTTCCCCTAATTTCAGTCCACCTACCTGTTATGTATACAACAACATAACCAGAAACATCAATTACGTTATTGTCAGCTATGAGGAAGGTGTTCGTCCTGCTTTAAATTTTAAGATATGA
- a CDS encoding DUF6273 domain-containing protein produces MKPKKAIKFPLKMKNGVEVRSLEELRENADLESIMQYYFSGQLTRWCKAFGMTDLPEQFECDNRKFVESVLMTLGLNGNIQESDIIRYVNENFGDNTSYDKVTDVEEFSLSDDKTIKEKLSSMLDNNINLDDYSIEVVPIKDDKGNIQKYRVCISNEKNDQYSRFSVVYELDDNYTHELFEKDLYRKIMNALEVSENTLKFNCTKIGTFSLLKVGDTFDFGRFNDKKIKWKVLRKDSVSLYAITIENLKISRFDISSNNWMNSEIRKWLNSDFYNSSFTADEKEKILTVNSDKVTLLSKEEAEQLMTQQERSIGFWWWLRTPFPGASYGEWEVYENGDFHGTHVSAAECGVRPAISLKI; encoded by the coding sequence ATGAAACCAAAGAAAGCAATAAAGTTTCCGTTAAAAATGAAAAACGGAGTAGAGGTAAGAAGTCTTGAAGAGCTAAGAGAAAACGCTGATCTTGAAAGCATTATGCAGTATTATTTCAGCGGTCAGCTTACAAGATGGTGTAAAGCGTTTGGTATGACTGATTTGCCTGAACAGTTTGAATGCGATAATAGAAAATTTGTGGAATCAGTATTGATGACACTTGGCCTTAACGGTAACATACAGGAAAGCGATATCATAAGATATGTTAATGAAAATTTCGGTGACAATACATCTTATGATAAAGTCACGGATGTTGAAGAATTCAGTTTATCAGATGATAAAACAATAAAAGAAAAGCTATCATCGATGCTTGATAATAACATAAACTTAGATGACTATTCGATTGAAGTAGTTCCGATAAAGGACGATAAAGGTAATATACAGAAATATCGTGTATGTATAAGCAATGAGAAAAATGATCAGTATAGTAGATTTTCTGTTGTTTATGAACTTGATGATAATTATACTCATGAACTGTTTGAGAAAGATTTGTACAGAAAAATAATGAATGCTCTTGAAGTTTCTGAAAATACATTGAAGTTCAACTGTACAAAGATTGGAACATTCAGTTTGCTGAAAGTCGGAGATACTTTTGATTTTGGAAGATTTAATGATAAGAAAATAAAGTGGAAGGTACTTAGAAAGGACAGCGTTTCTCTTTATGCAATTACAATTGAGAACCTGAAAATAAGTAGATTTGATATTAGTTCAAATAACTGGATGAATAGTGAAATCAGAAAATGGTTAAATAGTGATTTTTATAATTCATCTTTTACTGCTGATGAGAAAGAGAAGATTCTAACTGTGAATTCTGATAAAGTGACACTTCTTTCAAAAGAAGAAGCAGAACAATTAATGACACAGCAAGAAAGAAGTATAGGTTTTTGGTGGTGGTTACGAACACCTTTTCCTGGGGCAAGTTATGGTGAATGGGAAGTCTATGAAAACGGTGATTTTCATGGCACTCATGTTAGTGCTGCTGAATGTGGTGTTCGTCCCGCTATAAGTCTTAAGATATGA